A window of Rhodopirellula halodulae contains these coding sequences:
- the glpK gene encoding glycerol kinase GlpK, translated as MKAILALDQGTTSSRAILFGHDGSILGTSQKEFTQHYPAAGWVEHDAEEIWKTQLSVAQQVLSDHGMSAADVHAIGITNQRETTLVWDRQTGRPIHHAIVWQDRRTASICDTLRDAGHADAVQQKTGLIIDSYFCATKLQWLLHHVPNAREKADAGELAFGTIDSWLFWNLTGGRLHATDVTNASRTMLWNIHTGDWDEELLQLFNIPREVLPEVHPSSHVFGETDTSLFGEPITLGGAAGDQQSALFGQNCTQPGMAKNTYGTGCFMLMNIGEEAKPSPSRLLTTVACWNGERRAYAYEGSIFIAGAIVQWLRDGLGIIQSSSEVESLASTVDDTDGVYLVPAFAGLGAPHWDSYARGILVGLTRGTTKAHIARAALEGIAFQVADVLDAMRNDSGVAIEELRVDGGAAANDLLMQFQADIIGTRVVRPKVIETTAAGAAYVAGLATGFWKDTQEIESIWETDRVFEPKMSSAEAKKRRARWAQALERSKQWAE; from the coding sequence GTGAAGGCGATATTGGCACTGGATCAAGGCACCACAAGTTCACGAGCCATCTTGTTTGGCCACGACGGATCGATCTTAGGGACCTCGCAGAAGGAGTTCACGCAACACTACCCGGCGGCTGGTTGGGTGGAACATGACGCCGAGGAGATCTGGAAGACACAGTTGTCGGTGGCGCAGCAAGTCTTGAGCGATCACGGGATGTCCGCGGCTGACGTTCACGCGATTGGCATCACGAACCAACGAGAGACGACATTGGTTTGGGACCGGCAGACCGGAAGGCCGATCCATCACGCCATCGTTTGGCAGGATCGCCGGACTGCATCGATTTGTGACACACTTCGAGACGCCGGGCACGCGGATGCCGTTCAACAGAAAACGGGACTGATCATCGATTCGTATTTCTGTGCCACCAAACTGCAGTGGCTGCTGCATCATGTTCCGAACGCTCGCGAAAAAGCCGACGCTGGTGAACTGGCATTTGGCACCATCGACAGTTGGCTGTTCTGGAATTTGACCGGTGGTCGTTTGCACGCGACAGACGTCACCAATGCGTCTCGAACCATGCTTTGGAATATCCACACGGGCGATTGGGACGAAGAGTTGTTGCAATTGTTCAACATCCCACGCGAGGTGTTGCCTGAAGTGCATCCCAGCAGTCACGTGTTTGGCGAAACCGACACGTCTTTGTTTGGTGAGCCAATCACTTTAGGCGGTGCAGCCGGCGATCAGCAGTCAGCACTCTTTGGCCAAAACTGCACTCAGCCGGGCATGGCAAAGAACACCTACGGAACCGGCTGTTTCATGCTGATGAACATCGGCGAGGAAGCCAAACCGTCACCGTCGCGACTGCTCACCACGGTGGCTTGCTGGAACGGCGAACGCCGTGCGTATGCCTACGAAGGCAGCATCTTCATTGCCGGTGCCATCGTGCAATGGCTGCGTGACGGGCTGGGCATCATTCAATCTTCCTCCGAAGTTGAGTCTTTGGCCTCGACTGTCGACGACACGGACGGCGTTTACTTGGTTCCCGCGTTCGCGGGACTGGGGGCACCTCACTGGGATTCGTACGCGCGAGGCATTTTGGTGGGACTGACTCGAGGCACAACGAAAGCACACATTGCACGCGCGGCGCTTGAAGGAATCGCTTTTCAGGTCGCCGACGTTCTGGATGCAATGCGAAACGACTCCGGGGTGGCCATCGAAGAACTTCGAGTAGACGGTGGCGCCGCTGCGAACGATCTGTTGATGCAGTTCCAGGCCGACATCATTGGCACTCGCGTCGTCCGTCCCAAGGTGATTGAAACCACGGCGGCCGGTGCCGCTTACGTCGCTGGACTCGCCACTGGATTTTGGAAGGACACCCAAGAGATCGAATCCATCTGGGAAACCGATCGCGTCTTCGAGCCCAAGATGTCCTCTGCGGAAGCCAAGAAGCGACGAGCACGCTGGGCACAGGCGTTGGAACGATCCAAGCAATGGGCTGAATGA
- a CDS encoding sulfatase, translated as MFHPSNFPKRLAAFCLLAMTAAISGGRLPAEQPNNGTSTERLNVLFIISDDLTSTALSCYGNEVCQTPNIDSLAAEGTRFTRAYCQATYCGPSRASFLSGYYPHATEVFSYVSPRSKIGDRWTWPQCFREQGYETTRVSKIFHMGVPGGIQEGGDGRNHNQGNGADDPVSWTHRFNSPGPEWKAPGEGETLESNPDGKRPVVGGNTFVVVEAEGDDLVHSDGKTADKAVQLINQQHDQPFWLGIGFVRPHVPFVAPAKYFEPYKPYRNQQLPERLDNDWDDIPKLGINYKTSLNMQMDLRKQRKALGAYYASVAFIDAQVGKVMAALKASGQDKNTIVIFTSDHGYHLGEHDFWAKVSLRDESAQVPLIIRVPGQQPAVCHSFVELLDLYPTTAKLCGLDVPANVQGRDITSLLKDPEASVRDEAFCVAPMRKGFLIRTDRWAYLQYREDGSGGAELFDMREDPKQFHNLIDSPEHADVVREMQARLHAKLAAVRDNDL; from the coding sequence ATGTTCCATCCTTCTAATTTCCCGAAACGTCTCGCTGCGTTTTGCCTCCTGGCGATGACCGCCGCGATCTCGGGTGGACGGCTTCCGGCGGAGCAGCCAAACAATGGGACCTCGACCGAGCGGTTGAATGTCCTATTCATCATTTCGGATGATCTGACTTCGACGGCGCTATCATGTTATGGCAATGAGGTTTGCCAGACGCCGAACATCGATTCGTTGGCCGCCGAAGGCACACGGTTCACCCGAGCGTATTGCCAAGCCACCTATTGTGGTCCCTCGCGAGCGTCGTTTCTTTCCGGTTATTACCCTCATGCGACGGAAGTTTTCAGTTACGTCAGTCCACGGTCCAAGATTGGAGACCGTTGGACGTGGCCGCAGTGCTTTCGTGAACAGGGATACGAAACGACGCGGGTGAGCAAGATCTTCCACATGGGCGTGCCCGGCGGCATCCAGGAAGGTGGCGATGGACGCAACCATAATCAGGGCAATGGAGCCGACGATCCTGTCTCGTGGACACATCGTTTCAACTCACCCGGTCCCGAGTGGAAAGCTCCGGGTGAAGGTGAGACGCTCGAGAGCAATCCGGATGGGAAACGACCGGTTGTAGGAGGCAACACGTTCGTCGTGGTCGAAGCCGAGGGGGATGACTTGGTTCACTCCGATGGCAAAACAGCCGACAAAGCCGTTCAGTTGATCAACCAACAACACGATCAACCGTTTTGGCTCGGCATTGGGTTTGTACGACCGCACGTGCCGTTTGTTGCCCCCGCGAAATATTTCGAACCGTACAAGCCCTATCGGAACCAGCAACTCCCTGAACGATTGGACAATGATTGGGACGACATCCCCAAGCTAGGTATCAACTACAAAACCAGTCTGAACATGCAGATGGATCTGCGAAAACAACGCAAGGCGTTGGGTGCCTACTATGCGTCAGTCGCGTTCATCGATGCCCAAGTCGGCAAGGTGATGGCGGCTTTGAAAGCATCTGGTCAGGACAAGAACACGATCGTGATCTTCACCAGCGACCATGGTTACCATCTTGGTGAGCATGACTTTTGGGCAAAGGTTTCGCTCCGTGATGAGTCCGCTCAGGTTCCATTGATCATTCGTGTACCAGGACAACAGCCCGCGGTATGCCACAGTTTTGTCGAACTGCTGGATCTGTATCCAACAACCGCGAAGTTGTGTGGTCTGGACGTTCCGGCCAATGTGCAAGGGCGCGACATCACCTCGCTCCTAAAGGATCCGGAAGCGTCCGTCCGAGACGAAGCCTTTTGTGTCGCTCCCATGCGAAAGGGATTTTTAATTCGCACGGACCGTTGGGCTTATCTGCAATACCGTGAGGACGGGTCGGGTGGCGCCGAGCTGTTTGACATGCGTGAGGACCCGAAGCAATTTCACAATCTGATTGATTCGCCGGAACACGCGGATGTGGTTCGCGAAATGCAAGCTCGATTGCACGCAAAGTTGGCGGCCGTTCGAGATAACGATCTATAA
- a CDS encoding SDR family oxidoreductase codes for MLTLLDQAFDRLSESKCLVTGAAGFIGSQMVEQLLKTGAEVVALDNLSTGFLKNLTPFLEGPDHERLHFIGGDAADRECVEKAVEGVDHIFHFAAMASVPRSMREPGLCHEWTTTSTVELLTAGAAAGVKRFVLSSTSAIYGNSPYVSKREDDTPAPLSPYAAAKLSSENYCQVFHREFSIEPVVLRYFNVFGPRQDPKSEYSAVIPRFVSMILKGERPVIYGDGQQSRDFVYVRDVANANMLAATVPGISGGVFNVGRGERTTLLELLDTLRNLLHGDIQPIHDPPRAGDVRDSLADINQIRSRMGFEPTVGMTEGLRESIEYYRGICSTNNKPTDSKSDE; via the coding sequence ATGTTGACGCTTCTTGATCAAGCTTTCGACCGTTTGTCCGAGAGCAAGTGTTTGGTCACCGGTGCCGCCGGATTCATCGGCTCACAAATGGTCGAGCAGTTACTGAAGACCGGAGCCGAGGTGGTGGCTCTCGATAACCTCAGCACCGGCTTCCTGAAGAACCTGACACCGTTCTTGGAAGGCCCTGACCACGAACGCTTGCACTTCATCGGTGGGGATGCAGCCGATCGCGAATGTGTTGAGAAGGCGGTGGAAGGCGTGGATCACATTTTCCACTTCGCCGCCATGGCCAGCGTGCCCCGTAGTATGCGTGAGCCCGGTTTGTGTCATGAGTGGACAACGACCAGCACCGTGGAATTGCTGACGGCCGGTGCGGCAGCCGGAGTCAAGCGGTTTGTGCTGTCGTCAACCAGCGCGATCTATGGCAATTCGCCTTACGTTTCAAAGCGAGAAGACGACACGCCCGCCCCCCTGTCTCCCTACGCAGCCGCGAAATTGTCGTCGGAGAACTATTGCCAAGTCTTCCACCGCGAATTTTCAATCGAGCCAGTCGTGCTGCGGTATTTCAACGTCTTTGGTCCGCGACAAGATCCCAAGAGCGAGTACAGCGCGGTCATTCCTCGTTTCGTTTCGATGATCTTGAAAGGGGAACGTCCCGTTATCTACGGCGATGGCCAGCAATCCCGAGACTTCGTCTATGTTCGAGATGTTGCCAACGCGAATATGTTGGCGGCGACGGTTCCGGGTATCTCCGGCGGTGTCTTCAACGTTGGACGCGGCGAACGCACGACCTTGCTTGAATTGCTGGACACGCTCCGTAATTTGCTTCATGGCGATATTCAGCCGATTCATGATCCGCCGCGAGCCGGTGATGTGCGGGACTCGCTCGCCGACATCAACCAAATTCGTTCCCGGATGGGTTTCGAGCCCACGGTGGGTATGACGGAAGGTTTGCGGGAAAGCATCGAATACTATCGCGGTATCTGCTCGACCAACAACAAGCCCACCGACAGCAAGTCTGACGAGTGA
- a CDS encoding flagellar protein FliS, whose amino-acid sequence MPRPGAPGSLSEGMENFGRRRGDAYLEAMVQTASPAKLRLMLIERSVEVSRHLADLWKQQPGKRGTNEYSLKLLEILSELLSGVTDNSVEVCRTVADLYVFLCQHLIEAEKTGDASMIDEIRLVLETEAETWRMVCAREGGEQQSAKQRAANILGDGGSGGLNLQG is encoded by the coding sequence TTGCCACGTCCAGGTGCACCTGGTAGCCTCAGCGAGGGCATGGAGAACTTCGGCCGTCGTCGTGGTGACGCTTATTTGGAGGCCATGGTGCAGACCGCTTCACCGGCCAAGTTGCGTTTGATGTTGATCGAACGCTCGGTGGAAGTTTCACGCCACCTGGCGGATCTTTGGAAGCAGCAACCCGGAAAACGCGGAACCAACGAGTATTCTTTGAAGCTGTTGGAAATTTTGTCGGAACTACTTTCAGGGGTGACCGACAATTCCGTGGAAGTCTGCCGAACCGTCGCGGATCTCTATGTCTTCCTCTGCCAGCACCTGATCGAAGCCGAAAAAACTGGCGACGCGTCGATGATCGACGAAATCCGTTTGGTCCTGGAAACCGAAGCAGAAACATGGCGGATGGTTTGCGCTCGCGAGGGCGGTGAGCAACAATCCGCCAAACAACGTGCTGCGAATATTCTCGGCGACGGTGGCAGTGGCGGATTGAACCTGCAAGGCTGA
- a CDS encoding flagellin N-terminal helical domain-containing protein — MTRINTNVSSMVAQNRLRSSNNDLQTSLTRLSTGLRINSASDDSAGIIARDTLRSEITGLTKSISNTQRASQIISTADAALGEVGNLLSEVRGLIVESANSGALSPEELDANQLQIDSSLEAINRISQTTTFQGRKLLDGSQEFTSTLSNIESVTDSNIQQANLGRTSRLDVEVVVKNAAEQAQITIDDAAFTAKDNAFVAGGLFHFASQQIRGEDLWIKGQDYTSIEVIDTPTVSNTGTADYDPDTQVLTITGNFSGTGLAGTVAADATGTTIDAAISAIDGFTVERFGLPSGPSVPTAAEVELEEAQIIAGVIASANIAGEAYNNVMIEFDTGSTPGANYDTNSKTLTVTIDDSSTTTGEQVVTLIENATVDGEAPAEALFSAIESPNIEYNPDRIIVPRSTGLTGGEVLQDDLVFQLSGTNGAETFSFSANTSKDQIAEAVNLVSDTTGITAENTSDGLVFRSIDYGSDAVISLDVIDEGGSGTFESNLQTRRDVGSDVVATVNGIEANASGNKLSINTAALDLSLTVSEGSSTNFNFTITGGGVNFQLGSRVLGAQQANLSLSSVSTGQLGGSAGRLYELGTGQAKSLRNDVNGAAKVIDQVIAQVANERGRLGAFQATTLESNLSALNETKANLQEAESSISDASFADESARLTRAQILVQSGTNVLSLANQNPRNVLQLLQ; from the coding sequence GTGACACGCATCAATACCAATGTCTCTTCCATGGTGGCTCAGAACCGCCTGAGAAGCAGCAACAACGATTTGCAAACTTCGTTGACAAGATTGTCGACGGGACTGCGAATCAATTCCGCCAGCGACGATTCCGCCGGGATCATCGCTCGGGACACGTTGCGCAGCGAGATCACGGGCCTGACGAAATCGATCAGCAACACGCAACGTGCCAGCCAAATCATTAGCACGGCTGATGCAGCCTTAGGAGAAGTTGGCAACCTGCTGAGCGAGGTCCGCGGTCTGATCGTCGAATCCGCAAACTCCGGTGCTTTGTCACCCGAGGAATTGGATGCAAATCAATTGCAGATTGATTCGTCTCTCGAAGCAATCAATCGAATTTCGCAGACGACCACCTTCCAAGGCCGAAAGTTGCTGGACGGTTCGCAGGAATTCACCAGCACGTTGAGCAACATTGAATCCGTGACTGATTCCAATATCCAACAGGCGAATCTTGGACGCACGTCTCGATTGGACGTCGAAGTCGTTGTTAAGAACGCCGCTGAACAAGCACAGATCACGATTGATGATGCGGCGTTCACAGCGAAAGACAACGCCTTCGTCGCGGGAGGTCTGTTCCATTTCGCCTCTCAACAAATTCGCGGGGAAGACCTCTGGATCAAGGGGCAAGACTACACTTCCATCGAGGTCATTGACACGCCGACCGTCAGCAACACAGGCACGGCTGACTACGATCCTGACACGCAAGTGTTGACGATCACGGGCAACTTCAGCGGCACCGGATTGGCAGGAACGGTCGCTGCCGACGCGACGGGAACGACCATCGACGCCGCCATCAGTGCGATCGATGGATTTACCGTCGAGCGTTTTGGTCTGCCCTCGGGCCCCAGCGTACCAACCGCAGCAGAAGTCGAGCTGGAGGAAGCTCAGATCATTGCTGGCGTCATCGCATCTGCAAACATTGCGGGTGAAGCGTACAACAATGTGATGATTGAATTTGACACGGGGAGCACACCCGGAGCGAATTACGACACGAACTCAAAGACACTGACCGTTACGATCGATGATTCGTCCACGACGACGGGTGAACAAGTCGTGACGCTGATCGAGAACGCAACGGTGGACGGCGAAGCCCCCGCGGAAGCGTTGTTCAGTGCAATCGAAAGCCCCAACATTGAATACAATCCCGATCGGATCATCGTTCCGCGAAGCACCGGTTTGACCGGCGGTGAAGTGCTTCAAGACGACCTTGTCTTTCAGCTCAGTGGGACCAACGGCGCCGAAACATTCTCCTTCAGCGCCAACACCAGCAAAGATCAGATCGCGGAAGCCGTGAACTTGGTTTCCGACACCACCGGAATCACCGCGGAAAACACGTCCGATGGTCTCGTCTTCCGAAGCATCGACTACGGCAGCGACGCCGTGATCAGTTTGGATGTGATCGATGAAGGCGGCAGCGGCACGTTTGAATCGAATTTGCAAACGCGACGCGATGTTGGGTCGGACGTTGTCGCGACGGTCAATGGAATTGAAGCCAACGCGAGCGGAAACAAACTTTCGATCAACACCGCCGCGCTCGATCTGTCGCTGACCGTTTCCGAAGGCAGCAGCACGAACTTCAATTTCACGATCACCGGCGGCGGGGTCAATTTCCAACTTGGCTCGCGGGTCCTTGGGGCACAGCAAGCCAACTTGTCGCTCAGCAGTGTATCCACCGGTCAGTTGGGTGGCTCCGCGGGACGGTTGTACGAACTCGGTACCGGGCAAGCAAAGAGCTTACGCAACGACGTCAATGGCGCTGCGAAAGTGATCGACCAAGTCATCGCTCAGGTGGCCAATGAACGTGGACGTTTGGGCGCTTTCCAAGCCACCACGCTGGAATCCAACCTATCCGCCCTGAATGAGACCAAAGCCAACTTACAAGAGGCAGAAAGCTCCATCAGCGACGCTTCCTTTGCCGATGAGTCCGCCCGTTTGACGAGAGCTCAAATTCTTGTGCAGTCAGGCACCAACGTTTTGTCGTTAGCGAACCAGAACCCACGAAATGTGCTGCAACTTCTGCAGTAA